From Acidimicrobiales bacterium, one genomic window encodes:
- a CDS encoding CTP synthase has protein sequence MTKHIFVTGGVVSGLGKGLSGSSLGRLLKARGLRVSMQKLDPYLNVDPGTMNPFEHGEVFVTDDGGETDLDLGHYERFVDENLTQDSNATTGSIYSAVIAAERRGDYLGKTVQVIPHITDEIKRRINRLVSDDVDVIITEVGGTVGDIEILPFLEAIRQFRLDVGRENVFYIHVTLVPYIGPSSEQKTKPTQHSVTELRSRGIQPDAIVCRSDDPISADLRRKISNLCDVPMEGVVNAADASSLYDIPLVLHDEGLDDYVCRMLGLDDHEIDLEPWKQIVAKVEAATTPVRVGLIGKYVSLPDAYLSVVESLNHGGLHHGGDVQIEWIQAEEVEGLLAAGRLKDLDGIVIPGGFGERGVEGKIAAAAYAREFDIPCLGLCLGMQVMTIEYARNALNLAGANSTEFDSRTPHPVIDLMESQRDVTDMGGTMRLGAYVAQLLPGSRVALAYGKETVSERHRHRYEFNPKYRSRFEDSDLVLSGESPDGRLVEFIELKNHPFWIATQAHPEFKSRPDRPSPLFREFVKAAMERAAGRNPQLIDPDAEVSAAAESAAADS, from the coding sequence ATGACGAAGCACATCTTTGTGACCGGTGGTGTGGTGAGCGGGCTCGGCAAGGGGCTCAGTGGCTCCTCGCTCGGTCGACTGCTCAAGGCTCGGGGTCTGCGGGTTTCCATGCAGAAGCTCGATCCGTATCTCAATGTCGATCCGGGGACGATGAACCCCTTCGAGCATGGCGAGGTGTTCGTCACCGACGATGGCGGTGAGACCGACCTCGACCTCGGTCACTACGAGCGGTTCGTCGACGAGAACCTCACCCAGGACTCCAACGCGACCACCGGCTCGATCTACTCCGCGGTGATCGCAGCCGAGCGGCGCGGCGACTACCTGGGCAAGACCGTGCAGGTCATCCCGCACATCACCGATGAGATCAAGCGCCGGATCAATCGACTCGTCTCCGACGACGTCGACGTCATCATCACCGAGGTCGGCGGCACGGTGGGCGACATCGAGATCCTTCCGTTCCTCGAGGCGATCCGTCAGTTCCGGCTCGATGTCGGCCGTGAGAACGTCTTCTACATCCACGTGACGTTGGTGCCCTACATCGGCCCGTCGTCGGAACAGAAGACCAAGCCGACTCAGCACTCGGTCACCGAGCTGCGCAGCCGCGGCATCCAGCCCGACGCGATCGTGTGTCGCTCCGATGATCCGATCAGTGCCGACCTGCGCCGCAAGATCTCCAACCTCTGCGACGTCCCGATGGAAGGGGTGGTCAACGCGGCCGATGCGTCGAGCCTCTACGACATCCCCCTCGTGCTGCACGACGAAGGGCTCGACGACTATGTGTGCCGGATGCTCGGGCTCGACGACCACGAGATCGATCTCGAGCCGTGGAAGCAGATCGTGGCGAAGGTCGAAGCGGCGACCACGCCGGTGCGCGTCGGCCTGATCGGCAAATACGTCAGTCTGCCGGATGCCTATCTCTCGGTGGTCGAGTCGCTCAACCACGGCGGGCTCCACCACGGCGGCGATGTCCAGATCGAATGGATCCAGGCCGAAGAGGTCGAGGGTCTGCTCGCGGCGGGTCGTCTCAAGGATCTCGACGGCATCGTCATCCCCGGCGGCTTCGGCGAACGTGGTGTCGAGGGCAAGATCGCGGCGGCGGCCTACGCCCGCGAGTTCGACATCCCGTGCCTGGGGCTGTGCCTGGGTATGCAGGTGATGACGATCGAATACGCCCGCAATGCGCTCAACCTGGCCGGTGCCAACTCGACCGAGTTCGACAGCCGCACGCCGCATCCGGTGATCGATCTCATGGAGAGCCAACGCGATGTGACCGACATGGGTGGCACCATGCGTCTCGGTGCCTATGTTGCCCAGCTCCTGCCCGGGTCCCGTGTCGCGCTGGCCTACGGCAAGGAGACGGTCTCGGAGCGTCATCGCCATCGCTACGAGTTCAACCCGAAGTACCGCAGCCGCTTCGAAGACAGCGATCTGGTGCTCTCCGGCGAGTCACCCGACGGTCGGCTCGTCGAGTTCATCGAGCTGAAGAACCATCCGTTCTGGATCGCCACACAGGCCCATCCCGAGTTCAAGAGCCGCCCTGATCGCCCGTCGCCGCTCTTCCGCGAGTTCGTCAAGGCGGCGATGGAGCGCGCCGCCGGTCGGAACCCTCAGCT
- the recN gene encoding DNA repair protein RecN, which yields MLIELVVRDLGVINELSLVLGPGMTAVTGETGAGKTLIVGAIDLLTGGRADASLVRPGADEAEIEGRFVHDDEEVIVRRVIPRDGRSRVYLNGRLATVAALSEHGADLVDLHGQHAHQSLLKGPVQRAALDRFGVIDTSGLAVLIDDLRAVDAALAELGGDERARAREIDLLQHQLDEIEAAGITGPDEDQRLDQEEDLLADATAHREAAAAARSLLDADGAAAGAVAEALAAVEGRAPFADVEVRLRSVMAELSDLAAEVRDRAEGIDDDPERLAALRERRAMLRELRRKYGDDLAEVESFARESAERLAELRSHDQRAAALDTRRGELLVQLTKEQARVRAARVAAAPRLAAAVEGHLAGLAMAGARLTVAVEGPAGDEVTFLLAANAGHDPQPLAKVASGGELARTMLALRLVLSAGPPTLVFDEVDAGIGGAAANMVGSSLAALADTHQVLVVTHLAQVAAVADHHVAISKHSVEGATVSAAGLLDRESRITEISRMLSGSPDSEAAREHAIELLGSGRS from the coding sequence GTGCTGATCGAGCTGGTCGTGCGCGACCTCGGCGTGATCAACGAGCTCTCGCTCGTGCTCGGGCCGGGAATGACCGCGGTCACCGGTGAGACGGGTGCCGGCAAGACGCTCATCGTGGGGGCGATCGACCTGCTGACCGGTGGGCGAGCGGATGCGTCGCTGGTGCGGCCCGGAGCCGACGAGGCCGAGATCGAGGGCCGGTTCGTGCACGACGACGAGGAAGTGATCGTACGGCGGGTGATTCCCCGCGACGGCCGTTCGCGGGTCTATCTCAACGGGCGGCTGGCCACGGTCGCCGCGCTGAGCGAGCACGGCGCCGATCTGGTCGACCTCCACGGGCAGCACGCCCATCAGTCGTTGTTGAAGGGTCCGGTCCAGCGGGCCGCGCTCGATCGTTTCGGCGTGATCGACACGTCGGGGCTCGCCGTCCTGATCGACGATCTGCGGGCAGTCGATGCCGCGCTGGCCGAGCTCGGCGGTGACGAGCGGGCGCGAGCCCGCGAGATCGACCTGTTGCAACACCAGCTCGACGAGATCGAGGCGGCCGGCATCACCGGCCCCGACGAGGACCAGCGGCTCGACCAGGAGGAAGACCTGCTGGCTGACGCCACAGCCCATCGGGAGGCCGCTGCGGCGGCGCGCAGCCTCCTCGACGCCGATGGCGCGGCGGCCGGCGCGGTGGCCGAGGCGCTCGCCGCGGTCGAGGGGCGGGCCCCGTTCGCCGATGTCGAGGTCCGGCTGCGCTCCGTGATGGCTGAGCTGTCCGATCTGGCGGCCGAGGTGCGGGACCGGGCCGAGGGGATCGACGACGACCCCGAACGCCTGGCGGCATTGCGTGAGCGGCGCGCCATGTTGCGAGAGTTGCGCCGCAAGTACGGCGACGATCTCGCCGAGGTCGAATCGTTCGCGAGGGAGTCGGCCGAGCGTCTCGCCGAGCTGCGCAGCCACGACCAGCGTGCTGCCGCACTCGACACCCGTCGCGGGGAGCTGCTGGTGCAGCTGACCAAGGAGCAGGCGAGGGTTCGGGCCGCACGGGTCGCGGCCGCGCCGCGGCTCGCTGCCGCGGTCGAGGGCCACCTCGCCGGCCTGGCCATGGCCGGTGCCCGCCTCACCGTGGCGGTCGAGGGCCCGGCGGGCGACGAGGTCACGTTCCTCCTGGCCGCAAACGCCGGCCACGATCCCCAGCCCCTCGCGAAGGTCGCCTCCGGCGGCGAGCTCGCCCGCACGATGCTGGCGCTGCGTCTGGTGCTGAGCGCCGGACCGCCCACGCTCGTGTTCGACGAGGTCGACGCAGGCATCGGCGGCGCGGCGGCCAACATGGTCGGCAGCTCGTTGGCCGCGTTGGCCGACACCCACCAAGTGCTCGTGGTCACGCATCTCGCCCAGGTCGCGGCGGTGGCCGATCATCACGTCGCGATCTCGAAGCATTCCGTCGAGGGCGCGACGGTGAGTGCCGCCGGCCTGCTCGATCGCGAGTCGAGGATCACCGAGATCAGCCGGATGCTGTCGGGGTCGCCCGACTCCGAAGCCGCACGCGAGCACGCGATCGAACTGCTCGGGTCGGGTCGATCATGA
- a CDS encoding NAD(+)/NADH kinase, producing MAEVGLIVHLGREEAAAHARDLATWLVGEGHRVRIPPEDAAVSGLERHQVDTGDFAPGLDLVVTLGGDGSILRAVELLDRASVPILGVDHGQLGYLTEVEPGEAQQAVARVLRGDHELDERMLIDVAIRTGDEVQHHLALNEVVVERSAEVNTIRLTVDLDGEFFTTYAADGLIVATPTGSTAYAFSARGPIVDPSHSALLLTPVSPHMLFDRSLVLAPTTRCTLTVDGHRPAAVSVDGRRVAIVGDGDTIECTAAAHTARLVSLGPRRFHRVLKAKFGLNDR from the coding sequence ATGGCCGAGGTCGGGCTGATCGTGCACCTCGGACGTGAAGAAGCGGCTGCGCACGCTCGTGATCTGGCCACGTGGCTGGTCGGCGAGGGCCATCGTGTGCGCATCCCGCCCGAGGACGCGGCGGTCAGCGGGCTCGAGCGGCACCAGGTCGACACCGGCGACTTCGCTCCGGGCCTCGACCTCGTCGTGACGCTGGGAGGCGACGGGTCGATCCTGCGCGCCGTGGAACTGCTCGACCGGGCCTCCGTGCCGATTCTCGGCGTCGACCACGGACAGCTCGGCTATCTCACCGAGGTCGAACCCGGAGAAGCGCAGCAGGCTGTGGCGCGTGTTCTGCGTGGCGACCACGAACTCGACGAGCGCATGCTCATCGACGTCGCGATCCGCACCGGCGACGAGGTGCAGCACCACCTCGCCCTCAACGAGGTGGTCGTCGAGCGGTCCGCCGAGGTCAACACCATCCGCCTCACCGTCGACCTCGACGGTGAGTTCTTCACGACATATGCCGCCGACGGACTCATCGTGGCGACGCCGACCGGCTCGACGGCATACGCGTTCTCGGCCCGCGGCCCGATCGTCGACCCGAGCCATTCGGCGCTGCTGCTCACGCCGGTTTCGCCCCACATGCTGTTCGATCGGTCACTGGTTCTCGCCCCGACGACCCGCTGCACGCTCACGGTCGACGGGCATCGGCCGGCAGCAGTGTCAGTGGACGGTCGTAGGGTGGCGATCGTGGGAGACGGCGACACGATCGAGTGCACCGCCGCCGCCCACACGGCCCGGTTGGTGTCGCTCGGGCCACGTCGTTTCCATCGAGTGCTGAAAGCGAAGTTCGGGCTGAATGATCGATAA
- a CDS encoding TlyA family RNA methyltransferase, with amino-acid sequence MSRRRRLDAELVRRELADSRSRAQELIVSRRVLVGGAVAEKAARQVDPGDAIELLGDGPRFVSRGGEKLAAALERFAVDVEGRRVVDAGSSTGGFTDCVLQAGAAHVVAIDVGRNQLHERMRADRRVAVHEQTNIRTLDPEAVGGPGDVLVGDLSFISLRTVLDSLLALTVEGGDLVLLVKPQFEAGKAEADRAKGVIRDAEVWSRTLTEVCIALQERGAAIMGAMTSPITGGDGNVEFLVHARRGGAPGDVDAQVAAALAEVEGR; translated from the coding sequence ATGAGTCGCCGTCGACGCCTGGACGCGGAGCTCGTGCGTCGAGAACTCGCCGACAGCCGGAGCCGGGCCCAGGAGCTGATCGTCTCGCGACGGGTCCTCGTGGGGGGTGCCGTCGCCGAGAAGGCGGCGCGTCAGGTCGACCCGGGTGACGCGATCGAACTGCTCGGCGACGGCCCCCGATTCGTGTCGCGCGGCGGCGAGAAGCTGGCGGCCGCGCTCGAGCGCTTCGCGGTCGATGTCGAGGGCCGACGGGTCGTCGATGCCGGGTCGTCGACCGGTGGATTCACCGACTGCGTACTCCAGGCCGGTGCGGCGCACGTCGTCGCGATCGATGTCGGCCGCAACCAGCTGCACGAACGCATGCGGGCCGATCGGCGCGTCGCGGTCCACGAACAGACCAACATCCGAACGCTGGACCCGGAAGCGGTCGGCGGGCCCGGCGATGTCCTGGTCGGGGATCTCTCGTTCATCTCGTTGCGGACGGTGCTCGACTCGCTCCTGGCGCTCACCGTCGAGGGCGGCGATCTGGTGCTCCTCGTGAAGCCCCAGTTCGAGGCGGGCAAGGCGGAAGCCGACCGGGCCAAGGGCGTCATACGCGATGCCGAGGTCTGGTCCCGCACGCTCACGGAGGTGTGCATCGCACTCCAGGAGCGGGGAGCGGCCATCATGGGGGCCATGACCTCCCCGATCACCGGTGGCGACGGCAACGTCGAGTTCCTCGTCCATGCCCGACGCGGTGGCGCGCCTGGCGACGTCGATGCCCAGGTGGCCGCAGCGCTCGCAGAAGTCGAGGGGCGCTGA
- a CDS encoding MoxR family ATPase gives MAADPDDAIREQVAGFQADFAKIATNVEHVLKGKPDVVRLAITCMLADGHLLIEDVPGVGKTSLARALAETIDGSLQRIQFTPDLLPTDVTGVQIYNQGENTFEFHDGPVFANVVVADEINRASPKTQAALLEVMEEHQVTVDGMPRPVPEPFIVLATQNPIELDGTYELPEAQLDRFLMRLHIGYPDADAEMEILDQHEKRWDRTELAPVVDTERFAQMTRIADRVHVGPLVKEYLVTLSTATRVRPDIRIGVSPRGTIALASAARAWAASNGRHFVAPDDVRLLAPHVLPHRIVVTPEAELRGITGNAIVNEVLSQTPVDETTRS, from the coding sequence ATGGCGGCAGATCCAGACGACGCGATCCGAGAACAGGTCGCGGGGTTCCAGGCCGATTTCGCCAAGATCGCCACGAACGTCGAGCACGTGCTCAAGGGAAAGCCCGACGTCGTACGGCTCGCCATCACCTGCATGCTCGCCGACGGGCACCTTCTCATCGAAGACGTTCCCGGCGTCGGCAAGACCTCGCTCGCCCGGGCCCTGGCCGAGACCATCGACGGATCGCTGCAACGCATCCAGTTCACGCCTGATCTCCTGCCGACCGACGTCACCGGCGTCCAGATCTACAACCAGGGCGAGAACACCTTCGAGTTCCACGACGGGCCCGTGTTCGCCAACGTCGTCGTGGCCGACGAGATCAACCGGGCGTCGCCGAAAACCCAGGCCGCCCTCCTCGAGGTGATGGAAGAACACCAGGTCACCGTCGACGGCATGCCCCGCCCCGTTCCCGAACCCTTCATCGTGCTCGCAACACAGAACCCGATCGAACTCGACGGCACCTACGAACTCCCCGAGGCGCAGCTCGACCGCTTCCTCATGCGCCTCCACATCGGCTACCCCGACGCCGACGCCGAGATGGAGATCCTCGACCAGCACGAGAAGCGCTGGGACAGAACCGAACTCGCGCCGGTCGTCGACACCGAACGCTTCGCGCAGATGACGCGTATCGCCGACCGGGTGCACGTCGGTCCGCTCGTCAAGGAATACCTCGTCACCCTCTCCACGGCGACCCGTGTTCGACCCGACATCCGCATCGGCGTGAGCCCCCGCGGGACCATCGCGCTCGCCAGCGCAGCCAGGGCCTGGGCGGCCAGCAACGGCCGCCACTTCGTCGCGCCGGACGACGTCCGGCTACTCGCGCCGCACGTCCTCCCCCACCGGATCGTCGTGACGCCCGAAGCGGAACTGCGGGGCATCACCGGCAACGCCATCGTGAACGAAGTGTTGAGCCAGACCCCGGTGGACGAGACCACCCGGAGCTGA
- a CDS encoding DUF58 domain-containing protein, whose product MTPAGRGALFAGVVLSLIGLGIGYPTLTGMGATLIAAVLIALILVGRPPDMRCDRRVLPDRVTAGESAIAELTITNQGRRTNGALRGIEHFGDTGLPIEIPALDPGESVVITNEIPTERRGIFAVGPLTVRRGDPIGLARRGDIDSGLSRLVVHPQVHDVSPFPAGIRRDLEGLPSGEAAEGGITFSNLREYVPGDDLRLVHWRSSARVGQLMVRHNIDVHRPRTTVILDTSRDLYDDESFEDAVRAAASVIVSAMIRRFPFTFRTSDGHVIDDRSSRLAVMDLLAGLQRHDDETMDLGEAAVAASNDPAGLSCAVITGRAGVDALRSLGPIRKRFDQLTMIRMGSGTSSEVYDLVGAVLINANTSADFAQAWNRRMRR is encoded by the coding sequence GTGACCCCCGCCGGGCGCGGCGCCCTCTTCGCCGGCGTCGTCCTCTCCCTGATCGGTCTGGGCATCGGCTATCCCACGCTGACGGGAATGGGGGCAACGCTGATCGCGGCGGTGTTGATCGCGCTGATCCTCGTCGGACGTCCGCCCGACATGCGATGCGATCGTCGGGTCCTGCCCGATCGGGTGACGGCAGGCGAGAGTGCCATCGCGGAGCTCACCATCACGAACCAGGGCCGGCGGACCAACGGCGCGCTGCGCGGCATCGAACACTTCGGCGACACCGGCCTTCCCATCGAGATCCCGGCGCTCGACCCCGGAGAGTCGGTCGTGATCACCAACGAGATCCCGACGGAGCGCCGAGGCATCTTCGCCGTGGGCCCGCTCACGGTCCGGCGCGGCGACCCGATCGGCCTCGCCCGGCGCGGCGACATCGACTCCGGACTCAGCCGACTGGTCGTCCATCCTCAGGTCCACGACGTGTCGCCGTTTCCCGCCGGGATCCGCCGAGACCTCGAGGGCCTTCCGTCGGGTGAGGCCGCCGAGGGCGGGATCACCTTCTCCAACCTGCGCGAATACGTACCGGGCGACGACCTCCGGCTGGTGCACTGGCGATCTTCGGCCCGCGTGGGCCAGCTGATGGTTCGCCACAACATCGACGTCCACCGACCCCGCACCACGGTCATCCTCGACACGAGTCGCGATCTCTACGACGACGAGTCCTTCGAGGACGCAGTTCGCGCCGCGGCGAGCGTGATCGTCTCGGCGATGATCCGGCGCTTCCCGTTCACTTTTCGCACCAGCGACGGCCACGTGATCGACGACCGCTCGTCCCGACTCGCCGTCATGGATCTGCTCGCCGGCCTCCAACGCCACGACGACGAGACGATGGACCTCGGCGAGGCCGCGGTCGCCGCCAGCAACGATCCCGCCGGGCTCTCGTGTGCCGTGATCACCGGACGGGCCGGAGTCGATGCCCTCCGCAGCCTCGGCCCGATTCGCAAACGATTCGATCAGCTCACGATGATCCGCATGGGGTCGGGAACCTCGTCGGAGGTCTACGACCTCGTCGGCGCCGTGCTGATCAACGCCAACACCTCGGCGGACTTCGCCCAGGCCTGGAACCGGCGGATGCGACGATGA
- a CDS encoding transglutaminaseTgpA domain-containing protein — translation MTLRPSFTTSLSIAVMVAVAALPLREAFGDWDWAFSVLGAALAAALVASVLESAESRPSGTAAALAAVLGSLVWAVTVSMRGIFWTDPVSWAVGRELGEGVFSGWEALLDEEFPLTDRQSAETFTAILTWIAVALGVHVAARHRTVLAGVAGAAAVLWVSTTAALPRDLTSAMVGIGVGGLALLAIATTTRSSKQHWRPGRAGSLLLVIAGSAGLAMVAATVAGLVDREPVDPRAARTTETVTEVVPDILAEFGISVTDDRVVLRLDGPPITSPLRLRLQVYDTHNGERWLPATDYEDVATFPTPEILPPGEIVNYAVELESSTGPWIPLPDRLISLDINDILWNEQAQTALETTSVDTYEFTGTSVDRTELEGLEADRNAVSGTFSQTPSALPEEIRAAAEAAALGSTDAISTINAISARVRELERNESRPPGNSFGRLRADLVDGRATGAEQIASLHALMLRAVGIPSRLVVGYVATGPVVESSDLHVWTEAALPGVGWVASDPVPPVPDVAPDVADDATVTTTSLVENPVVRAQALPRELGPGEDPDETSIGGDDDITLRDTVVYAAIAIAVLLAVLIVVRVARRQFRHATNRRAASRVLGAWAEFVDRLRELGATITATSTIGDVVATARSMDDELGDEAHLLGELAARALHGPTDPTVDDGTLAWEELRRVESTLREVKGGYTVILRLIDPRVLRYRPPRPPRSRQGRQPVGFLRSR, via the coding sequence ATGACGCTCAGGCCGTCGTTCACGACGTCGCTCAGCATCGCGGTGATGGTGGCTGTTGCGGCGCTCCCCCTTCGAGAGGCATTCGGCGACTGGGATTGGGCCTTCAGCGTCCTCGGGGCGGCCCTCGCCGCCGCGCTCGTGGCCAGCGTCCTCGAATCTGCCGAGTCCCGCCCCTCGGGTACCGCCGCCGCGCTCGCGGCCGTCCTCGGGTCGCTCGTCTGGGCGGTGACGGTCTCGATGCGAGGCATCTTCTGGACGGATCCGGTGTCATGGGCGGTCGGCCGCGAGCTCGGCGAGGGGGTGTTCTCCGGCTGGGAGGCTCTGCTCGACGAGGAATTCCCCCTGACCGACCGTCAGAGCGCGGAGACCTTCACCGCGATTCTCACCTGGATCGCGGTCGCCCTGGGCGTCCATGTGGCCGCGCGACACCGCACGGTGCTCGCCGGTGTGGCCGGCGCAGCCGCGGTTCTCTGGGTGTCGACGACCGCCGCGCTGCCCCGCGACCTCACCTCGGCGATGGTCGGCATCGGTGTCGGCGGTCTCGCGTTGCTCGCGATCGCCACCACGACCCGGTCGAGCAAACAGCATTGGCGTCCCGGACGGGCGGGCTCCCTGCTGCTCGTCATCGCAGGGTCCGCCGGGCTCGCGATGGTCGCGGCGACGGTCGCCGGCCTCGTCGATCGCGAACCGGTCGACCCGCGCGCGGCGCGCACGACCGAAACCGTGACCGAAGTCGTGCCCGACATCCTGGCCGAGTTCGGGATCTCGGTCACCGACGATCGAGTCGTGCTCCGCCTCGACGGCCCACCGATCACGAGCCCCCTCCGGCTCCGCCTCCAGGTCTACGACACACACAACGGCGAGCGCTGGCTCCCGGCAACCGACTACGAGGATGTCGCGACCTTCCCCACCCCCGAGATCCTCCCGCCAGGCGAGATCGTCAACTACGCCGTCGAACTCGAGTCGTCGACGGGTCCCTGGATCCCACTCCCCGATCGCCTCATCAGCCTCGACATCAACGACATCTTGTGGAACGAGCAGGCGCAGACCGCGCTCGAGACCACCAGCGTCGACACCTACGAGTTCACCGGCACATCGGTCGACCGAACCGAGCTCGAAGGGCTCGAAGCCGACCGCAACGCGGTGTCCGGGACCTTCAGCCAGACCCCTTCCGCCCTGCCCGAGGAGATCCGGGCGGCGGCGGAGGCCGCTGCGCTGGGCAGCACCGACGCCATCTCGACGATCAACGCCATCTCTGCACGGGTTCGCGAGCTCGAGCGCAACGAATCACGGCCCCCCGGCAACTCGTTCGGGCGTCTCCGCGCCGATCTGGTCGACGGGCGGGCGACGGGAGCGGAGCAGATCGCGTCGCTCCACGCCCTGATGTTGCGGGCCGTCGGCATTCCGAGCCGCCTCGTGGTGGGCTATGTCGCCACGGGACCGGTCGTCGAGTCGAGTGACCTCCACGTGTGGACGGAGGCCGCGCTGCCCGGTGTCGGATGGGTCGCCAGCGACCCGGTCCCGCCGGTGCCCGACGTTGCGCCCGATGTCGCCGATGACGCGACGGTGACCACGACGTCGCTCGTCGAGAACCCGGTGGTGCGGGCGCAGGCGCTCCCTCGAGAACTCGGCCCGGGTGAGGACCCCGACGAGACCTCGATCGGCGGCGACGACGACATCACCTTGCGCGACACGGTCGTCTACGCGGCGATCGCGATCGCCGTGCTCCTCGCCGTGCTGATCGTCGTGCGCGTCGCCCGACGGCAGTTCCGTCACGCGACCAACCGGCGAGCAGCGAGTCGGGTCCTCGGGGCGTGGGCCGAGTTCGTCGACCGACTCCGTGAGCTGGGAGCGACGATCACGGCGACGTCCACCATCGGCGACGTCGTCGCGACCGCGCGGTCGATGGACGACGAACTCGGTGACGAGGCCCATCTCCTCGGCGAGTTGGCGGCGCGTGCGCTCCACGGCCCCACGGATCCCACCGTCGACGACGGGACCCTGGCGTGGGAGGAGCTGCGGCGCGTCGAGTCGACGCTGCGCGAGGTCAAGGGCGGCTACACCGTGATCCTGCGCCTCATCGACCCGCGGGTCCTGCGCTACCGCCCACCGCGACCGCCGCGGTCTCGCCAAGGCCGCCAGCCCGTCGGATTCCTCAGGTCACGGTGA